A portion of the Stella humosa genome contains these proteins:
- a CDS encoding glutamine synthetase family protein codes for MQPRDVRTAADAKAIVEARGLTHVKVGAFDADGVLRGKYMSRAKFLSALESGFGFCDVVLGWDSNDQLYDNTTYTGWHTAYPDAPVRIIPESCREIPFEAPGLLFLAEFAAPADTVCPRGTLRRVLDRAEAMGYRVKAAVEYEFFVFDETPDSVREKGYRNLKPITPGNFGYSVLRNSVWSDFYNELLDTCERMDMPIEGLHTETGPGVLEAAITVDDALASADKAALFKTFAKVVAQRRNLMATFMAKWSPDYPGQSGHIHVSLVDADGKSVFHDPSAEHGMSAAMHQFVAGQQALLPQVLGMVAPTVNSYTRLIPGFWAPTSATWGVENRTTALRVIPGSAKSQRVEYRIAAADGNPYLALAAAIGSGLWGIENKLEATPRMVGNAYEQAAPAHLALPATLWDAAQNLKGSKAARSLFGDAFVDHFAATREWEERQARRAITDWQLARYFEII; via the coding sequence ATGCAGCCCAGGGACGTTCGCACGGCCGCCGATGCCAAGGCCATCGTCGAAGCGCGCGGTCTGACGCATGTGAAGGTCGGCGCCTTCGACGCCGACGGCGTGCTGCGCGGCAAGTACATGTCGCGGGCGAAGTTCCTGTCGGCGCTGGAAAGCGGCTTCGGCTTCTGCGACGTGGTCCTGGGCTGGGATTCCAACGACCAGCTCTACGACAACACCACCTATACCGGCTGGCACACCGCCTATCCCGATGCCCCGGTGCGGATCATCCCCGAGAGCTGCCGCGAGATCCCCTTCGAGGCGCCGGGCCTGCTGTTCCTGGCGGAGTTCGCCGCCCCGGCCGATACCGTATGCCCGCGTGGCACGCTGCGCCGGGTGCTGGATCGCGCGGAGGCCATGGGCTACCGGGTGAAGGCCGCCGTCGAATACGAGTTCTTCGTCTTCGACGAGACGCCGGATTCGGTGCGCGAGAAGGGCTATCGCAACCTGAAGCCGATCACGCCCGGCAATTTCGGCTACTCGGTCCTGCGAAACTCGGTCTGGTCGGACTTCTACAACGAGCTGCTCGATACGTGCGAGCGCATGGACATGCCGATCGAAGGGCTGCACACCGAGACCGGCCCGGGCGTGCTGGAGGCGGCGATCACCGTCGACGACGCGCTGGCCTCGGCCGACAAGGCCGCACTCTTCAAGACCTTCGCCAAGGTGGTGGCGCAGCGCCGCAACCTGATGGCCACCTTCATGGCCAAGTGGTCGCCCGACTATCCCGGCCAGTCCGGCCATATCCATGTCTCGCTGGTCGACGCCGACGGCAAGTCGGTGTTCCACGACCCGTCGGCCGAGCATGGGATGTCGGCCGCCATGCACCAGTTCGTGGCCGGCCAGCAGGCGCTCCTGCCCCAGGTCCTGGGCATGGTGGCGCCGACCGTCAATTCCTATACCCGCCTGATCCCGGGCTTCTGGGCGCCGACCAGCGCCACCTGGGGGGTGGAGAACCGCACGACGGCACTCCGCGTCATTCCCGGCAGCGCCAAGTCGCAGCGGGTCGAGTACCGGATCGCGGCCGCCGACGGAAATCCGTACCTGGCGCTGGCGGCCGCCATCGGCAGCGGCCTGTGGGGGATCGAGAACAAGCTGGAAGCCACGCCGCGGATGGTGGGCAACGCCTATGAGCAGGCGGCCCCAGCCCACCTGGCCCTGCCCGCGACGCTGTGGGACGCGGCCCAGAATCTGAAAGGGTCCAAGGCCGCGCGCAGCCTCTTCGGCGACGCCTTCGTCGACCATTTCGCCGCCACCCGCGAGTGGGAGGAACGCCAGGCCCGGCGCGCCATCACCGACTGGCAGCTTGCCCGCTACTTCGAGATCATCTGA
- a CDS encoding iron-containing alcohol dehydrogenase → MSAPAMSAPASDYRHLRANWSYPTAVRFGVGRLKELGEACRSVGMTRPLVVTDPGLAKLPLLAEAMGILEADGLKATLFSAIKPNPEGRNIDDGVAVYRAGGHDGVVAIGGGSALDAGKAIAFLAGQTRPLWDFEDVGDWWTRADAAAIAPIVAVPTTAGTGSEVGRASVVTHEPTRTKKIIFHPKMLPSVVISDPAVTAGLPANITAWTGMDALAHNLEAYSSTYHHPLGDGIAVEGMRLVKEWLPRAVADGSDLEARAHMLAAASMGAIAFQKGLGAIHALSHPVGAIYDTHHGLTNAVFMPYVLAFNRSAVEVKLARAAAYIGLKDASFDGFLAWVLELRQQLKIPHTAGEIGVGTDKLDLLSQMAAEDPTAGGNPVKVGTPELRALYDRSLAGTV, encoded by the coding sequence ATGTCTGCTCCTGCCATGTCTGCCCCTGCCAGCGACTATCGCCACCTGCGTGCCAACTGGAGCTACCCGACCGCCGTCCGCTTCGGCGTCGGCCGACTGAAGGAACTGGGCGAAGCCTGCCGGTCGGTCGGCATGACACGCCCGCTGGTCGTCACCGACCCCGGCCTGGCGAAGCTGCCGCTGCTGGCCGAGGCCATGGGCATCCTGGAAGCGGACGGTCTCAAGGCCACCCTCTTCTCGGCGATCAAGCCCAACCCCGAGGGCCGCAACATCGACGACGGCGTCGCCGTCTATCGCGCGGGCGGGCATGACGGCGTCGTCGCCATCGGCGGCGGCAGCGCGCTCGATGCCGGCAAGGCGATCGCGTTCCTGGCCGGCCAGACCCGGCCGCTGTGGGATTTCGAGGATGTCGGCGACTGGTGGACGCGGGCCGATGCCGCCGCCATCGCCCCCATCGTCGCCGTGCCGACCACGGCCGGCACGGGGTCCGAGGTCGGCCGCGCCTCGGTCGTCACGCATGAGCCGACGCGGACCAAGAAGATCATCTTCCATCCGAAGATGCTTCCCTCCGTCGTCATCTCCGATCCGGCGGTGACAGCCGGCCTGCCGGCCAACATCACCGCCTGGACCGGCATGGACGCGCTGGCCCACAACCTCGAAGCCTACTCCTCGACCTATCACCACCCGCTGGGCGACGGCATCGCGGTCGAAGGCATGCGGCTGGTGAAGGAATGGCTGCCGCGCGCGGTCGCCGACGGCAGCGACCTGGAGGCCCGCGCACACATGCTGGCGGCCGCCAGCATGGGTGCCATCGCCTTCCAGAAGGGCCTGGGCGCCATCCACGCGCTGAGCCATCCGGTGGGCGCCATCTACGACACCCATCATGGCCTGACCAACGCCGTCTTCATGCCCTACGTGCTGGCCTTCAACCGCTCGGCGGTCGAAGTGAAGCTGGCGCGGGCCGCAGCCTATATCGGCCTGAAGGACGCCAGCTTCGACGGCTTCCTGGCCTGGGTCCTCGAGCTGCGCCAGCAACTGAAGATCCCCCACACGGCAGGAGAGATCGGCGTCGGCACGGACAAGCTCGACCTCCTGTCGCAGATGGCGGCCGAGGACCCGACCGCCGGCGGCAACCCGGTCAAGGTCGGCACGCCGGAACTCCGCGCGCTCTACGACCGCTCGCTGGCCGGCACGGTCTGA
- a CDS encoding class I adenylate-forming enzyme family protein, translating into MSQSLLEHVAQLRARIEATPFAPNLGAFIDEAVARNGGATLWTFFDDSRTATYAEAKTAIDRMASALHHAGVRQGTHVGVMLPNVPEFPTTWLALARLGAVMVPINIGYTARELHYVLTDSEASFLVIDASCLATLDQMTAETPVLDADHVLVLGGDGSRGRAVASLLAEAPDHPGPWPQPKLDDLMNIQYTSGTTGFPKGCMLTHRYWLTLGKVAAMRGEDECRRILVAQPYYYMDPQWLLLMAMYSDGQVFVARRASSSRFMDWVRAYDIEYCLFPGVVDKEPPSPLDRQNKLKRVSVFGLAKQAHADLEKRFGMIARESFGMTEVGSALFMPREATDMVGSGACGVPSPYREAKVCDEAGNEVPVGEIGELCIRGPGILLGYYRKPEANAASFRDGWFRTGDLFRKDEKGFHYIVGRVKDMIRRSGENIAARELEAVMREIDEIAEAAAVGVPDSRRGQEVKAYIVLKPGVDRSAVSPERFFAHCEARLAKFKVPRYLEYRDSLPKTPSEKIAKQRLVDEKPDLRADSYDRVDGVWR; encoded by the coding sequence TTGAGCCAGTCCCTGCTCGAACATGTGGCCCAGCTCCGGGCGCGCATCGAGGCGACGCCGTTCGCGCCCAACCTCGGCGCCTTCATCGACGAGGCGGTCGCGCGCAACGGCGGCGCCACCCTGTGGACCTTCTTCGACGACAGCCGCACGGCCACATATGCCGAGGCCAAGACGGCGATCGACCGCATGGCGTCCGCCCTTCACCATGCCGGCGTGCGCCAGGGCACCCATGTCGGCGTGATGCTGCCGAACGTGCCGGAATTCCCGACGACCTGGCTGGCGCTGGCGCGCCTGGGTGCGGTCATGGTGCCGATCAACATCGGCTACACCGCGCGCGAACTGCACTATGTCCTGACCGATTCCGAGGCGAGCTTCCTCGTCATCGACGCCTCGTGCCTGGCGACGCTCGACCAGATGACGGCCGAGACGCCGGTGCTGGATGCCGATCATGTCCTGGTGCTGGGCGGCGACGGTTCGCGCGGGCGGGCGGTCGCGAGCCTGTTGGCCGAAGCGCCGGACCATCCGGGTCCGTGGCCCCAGCCCAAGCTCGATGACCTGATGAACATCCAGTACACCTCGGGCACCACGGGCTTCCCCAAGGGCTGCATGCTGACCCACCGCTACTGGCTGACGCTGGGCAAGGTGGCGGCGATGCGCGGCGAGGACGAGTGCCGGCGCATCCTGGTGGCGCAGCCCTACTACTACATGGACCCGCAGTGGCTGCTGCTGATGGCGATGTACAGCGACGGCCAGGTCTTCGTCGCGCGGCGCGCCAGCTCCAGCCGCTTCATGGACTGGGTGCGCGCCTACGACATCGAGTACTGCCTCTTCCCCGGCGTCGTCGACAAGGAGCCGCCCAGCCCCCTCGACCGGCAGAACAAGCTGAAGCGCGTCTCGGTCTTCGGTCTGGCCAAGCAGGCCCATGCCGATCTCGAAAAGCGCTTCGGCATGATCGCGCGCGAATCCTTCGGCATGACCGAGGTGGGGTCGGCCCTCTTCATGCCGCGCGAGGCGACGGACATGGTGGGGTCGGGCGCCTGCGGCGTGCCCTCGCCCTATCGCGAGGCCAAGGTCTGCGACGAGGCGGGCAACGAGGTCCCGGTGGGCGAGATCGGCGAGCTCTGCATCCGCGGGCCCGGCATCCTGCTCGGCTACTACCGCAAGCCGGAAGCCAACGCCGCCAGCTTCCGCGATGGCTGGTTCCGCACCGGCGACCTGTTCCGCAAGGACGAGAAAGGCTTCCACTACATCGTCGGCCGGGTGAAGGACATGATCCGCCGCTCGGGCGAGAACATCGCCGCCCGCGAGCTGGAGGCGGTGATGCGCGAGATCGACGAGATCGCCGAGGCCGCGGCCGTGGGCGTGCCGGACTCCCGCCGCGGGCAGGAGGTGAAGGCCTACATCGTGCTGAAGCCGGGGGTCGACCGGTCGGCGGTGTCGCCGGAGCGCTTCTTCGCCCACTGCGAGGCACGCCTGGCGAAGTTCAAGGTGCCCCGCTACCTGGAATATCGCGACAGCCTGCCCAAGACCCCGTCGGAGAAGATCGCCAAGCAGCGTCTCGTCGACGAGAAGCCCGACCTGCGCGCCGACAGCTACGACCGCGTCGACGGCGTCTGGCGCTGA
- a CDS encoding enoyl-CoA hydratase/isomerase family protein translates to MPLEYEKKGHVAYFTIRNGSVNPMTPSIHKQMYHTMLDFLADEDIRVGIMTGAGERAFSAGDDIKTPYAKFETPAEEMAAHLWPKHRVEEEDPQTFAWSRDVLALERYKPIIAAVRGYCLGQGMIYLLHLTDIRVASDDAKFGFPEIAYGMGGAGGSSRLSRHLPHTVAMEMLLTGDPMSAADALKHNLVNRVVDGDAVMAEAEAIAARIARHPPLAVRIEMEAYYRSIDQTKLDALAATKHLYRMQRLVHGGGSEKVGRFLYKNDAAD, encoded by the coding sequence ATGCCGCTCGAATACGAGAAGAAGGGCCACGTCGCCTATTTCACGATCCGCAACGGATCGGTGAACCCGATGACGCCGTCCATCCACAAGCAGATGTACCACACGATGCTGGATTTCCTCGCCGACGAGGACATCCGGGTGGGCATCATGACCGGGGCGGGCGAGCGGGCCTTCTCGGCCGGCGACGACATCAAGACGCCCTATGCCAAGTTCGAGACCCCGGCCGAAGAGATGGCGGCCCATCTGTGGCCCAAGCATCGCGTCGAGGAAGAGGACCCGCAGACCTTCGCCTGGTCGCGCGACGTCCTGGCGCTGGAACGCTACAAGCCGATCATCGCCGCGGTCCGGGGCTACTGCCTGGGCCAGGGCATGATCTACCTCCTGCACCTAACCGACATCCGCGTGGCCTCCGACGACGCCAAGTTCGGCTTCCCCGAGATCGCCTACGGCATGGGCGGCGCCGGCGGCTCGTCGCGCCTGTCGCGCCATCTGCCCCATACCGTGGCGATGGAGATGCTGCTGACCGGCGACCCGATGTCGGCTGCCGACGCGCTGAAGCACAACCTCGTCAACCGGGTCGTGGACGGCGACGCGGTGATGGCCGAGGCCGAGGCGATCGCGGCGCGCATCGCCCGCCATCCGCCGCTGGCCGTGCGCATCGAGATGGAGGCGTACTACCGGTCGATCGACCAGACCAAGCTGGATGCGCTGGCGGCCACCAAGCATCTCTATCGCATGCAGCGGCTGGTGCATGGCGGCGGCAGCGAGAAGGTCGGCCGCTTCCTCTACAAGAACGACGCCGCCGACTGA